The genomic DNA TCATGTGTTCCCCCCGCCGCCGTGCCCAGGAAACCGCCCAGCTTCTAGCCTTGCCCCTGCCCATTAACCCGGACGATCGTCTGCGGGAACTGGACTTTGGTTGCTTTGAAGGCAAAACCCCCGCTGAACTCGCCCAAGATCTCCCCTTTCAGCAGTGGTATTGGGACGCAAATCCCCAGGTTCCCGTCAGCGTTGAATCCTTTGAATCCGTTGCCGATCGTGCCCAGGCTTTTTTGCAAGACATGGCCACCCTACCGGACAACACCATTCTCGCGATCGCCCACGGAGCCTTGATCCGCATCCTCCTCTGCCACTGCGTCCTAGGCATGAACCCCCACACCTACCGCCGACTCCGGGTAGACAACGGCACCCTGTCCACCCTGATTTGGGACAGCCAAGGTCTGCGCCTGACTGCCTTAAATTGCACCAGCCTGAGGAGCGCATAACTCCTCCTCCCATGGGGTGCTAGGCCGCTGCC from Prochlorothrix hollandica PCC 9006 = CALU 1027 includes the following:
- a CDS encoding histidine phosphatase family protein; this encodes MKTLHLLRHGATPWNATGQLNSTTDIGLSDRGRQEILAIAPLVQGLALDRVMCSPRRRAQETAQLLALPLPINPDDRLRELDFGCFEGKTPAELAQDLPFQQWYWDANPQVPVSVESFESVADRAQAFLQDMATLPDNTILAIAHGALIRILLCHCVLGMNPHTYRRLRVDNGTLSTLIWDSQGLRLTALNCTSLRSA